A window from Vigna angularis cultivar LongXiaoDou No.4 chromosome 7, ASM1680809v1, whole genome shotgun sequence encodes these proteins:
- the LOC108320983 gene encoding probable carboxylesterase 1 yields the protein MSIIAEAPKFLQVYSNGSVKRFDPETALASLESTNGYKSKDVIIDSSKGITGRIFLPSFPTSSKKLPLLVYFHGGGFCIGSTTWLGYHTFLGDFCVTSQSIILSVDYRLAPEHRLPIAYEDCYASLQWLSEQVGSESLLQQADTTRAFLSGDSAGGNIAHHVAVKAIQTPACPLRITGLMPIHPYFGSEKRTVKEMVDESKEDVTMNDMFWRLSIPEGSNRDYYGCNFEKHDLGNTVWLKFPPTEVYVAGEDFLNERGVMYVEFLKNKGVKKVTLVEAKEESHVFHVYHPQSSAARLLQTQMTRFIEKY from the coding sequence ATGTCTATAATAGCAGAAGCACCTAAATTTCTTCAAGTTTACTCAAATGGTTCTGTGAAACGCTTCGACCCTGAAACTGCCTTAGCCTCCTTAGAATCAACCAATGGGTACAAATCAAAGGATGTGATCATAGACTCATCAAAAGGTATCACAGGAAGAATCTTCCTTCCAAGCTTTCCAACTTCCTCAAAGAAGCTTCCTCTCTTGGTTTATTTCCATGGTGGTGGCTTCTGCATTGGATCCACCACATGGCTTGGCTACCACACTTTTCTTGGTGACTTCTGTGTCACATCTCAGTCCATTATCCTTTCTGTTGACTATCGTTTGGCTCCAGAACACCGTCTCCCTATTGCCTATGAAGATTGCTACGCCTCACTTCAATGGCTGAGTGAACAAGTTGGTTCTGAATCTTTGCTTCAACAAGCTGACACAACTAGGGCTTTTCTCTCAGGAGATAGTGCAGGAGGTAACATTGCACATCATGTTGCAGTGAAGGCAATTCAAACCCCTGCATGCCCTTTGAGAATCACTGGGTTGATGCCAATACATCCCTATTTTGGAAGTGAGAAAAGGACCGTGAAAGAGATGGTTGATGAAAGCAAAGAGGATGTAACCATGAATGATATGTTTTGGAGGCTGAGTATACCAGAAGGCTCAAACCGTGACTACTATGGTTGTAACTTTGAAAAACATGACCTAGGTAACACTGTTTGGCTTAAATTTCCACCAACTGAGGTTTATGTTGCTGGTGAAGATTTTCTGAATGAAAGAGGAGTGATGTATGTGGAGTTTCTGAAGAACAAAGGAGTGAAAAAAGTGACACTTGTGGAGGCAAAGGAAGAGTCTCATGTATTTCATGTATATCATCCTCAATCTTCCGCAGCTCGTTTACTGCAAACTCAAATGACTAGATTCATAGAAAAATATTAG